Proteins from one Desulfuromonadales bacterium genomic window:
- a CDS encoding beta-ketoacyl-ACP synthase III: MKRARIIGTGSCVPDKVLTNSDLEKFLDTTDEWIVSRTGIRERHIAGEGEYTSDLATRAAERALAMAGVRGEDIDLVVVGTITGDFPWPATACLVQKNLGAAGAAAFDVSAACSGFVYALDAAARRIETGVSKKALVIGAEILSRAVDWEDRNTCILFGDGAGAVVLEGQEGEHGVLSTHLHADGSYWELLYQPGFGARFPASEAGIKERLPFLKMQGNEVFKVAVRSLSEVAQEALAANGMSTADVDLFIPHQANRRILEATAKRLGLSDEQVYINVDRFGNTSGASIPLALDEANRAGRLKAGDILLLDAFGGGFTWASALLRW; this comes from the coding sequence GTGAAAAGAGCACGCATTATCGGTACAGGCTCGTGTGTTCCCGATAAGGTACTGACCAATTCCGATCTGGAAAAGTTTCTCGACACCACGGATGAATGGATCGTCTCGCGGACCGGCATTCGCGAGCGGCACATCGCCGGCGAAGGTGAATATACCTCCGATCTGGCCACCCGCGCGGCAGAGCGGGCGCTCGCAATGGCCGGCGTGCGCGGCGAAGACATCGACCTGGTGGTGGTTGGTACGATCACCGGTGATTTCCCCTGGCCGGCGACCGCCTGCCTGGTGCAGAAAAATCTGGGTGCCGCCGGCGCTGCAGCCTTTGATGTCTCGGCTGCCTGCAGCGGCTTTGTCTATGCCCTCGATGCAGCCGCGCGGCGGATTGAAACAGGTGTCAGCAAGAAGGCGCTGGTGATCGGCGCCGAGATCCTCTCCCGGGCGGTCGACTGGGAAGACCGCAACACCTGCATCCTGTTCGGCGACGGCGCCGGCGCCGTCGTGCTGGAAGGTCAGGAGGGCGAGCACGGTGTGCTCTCCACCCACCTGCACGCCGACGGCAGCTATTGGGAACTTCTTTACCAACCCGGCTTCGGTGCGCGCTTTCCGGCATCGGAGGCGGGAATCAAGGAGCGCCTTCCGTTTCTGAAGATGCAGGGCAACGAGGTTTTCAAGGTGGCCGTCCGCTCCCTCTCCGAAGTGGCTCAGGAGGCCCTGGCTGCCAACGGCATGAGCACGGCGGACGTCGACCTCTTCATCCCGCATCAGGCCAACAGAAGGATCCTCGAGGCGACCGCCAAGAGGCTGGGGCTCAGTGACGAACAGGTCTACATTAATGTAGACCGCTTCGGTAACACCTCCGGGGCCTCGATCCCCCTGGCACTGGATGAGGCCAATCGCGCCGGCCGGCTCAAGGCCGGGGATATCCTCTTGCTTGATGCTTTCGGCGGCGGATTTACCTGGGCCTCCGCCCTGCTGCGCTGGTAG